TACCCTGTTGTGGATCCCGCATCTTATGTTCACTTAAATCCTCTCGTCTGGAAAAGACAATTCACATTCACTGATCTGAAGAGGAATACTCACCCGTGGTGGATTCTGATACCCTTTGTTGAACTATTCTGAAAGATAATTTGAGTCCCTAACCCGTTGAGTGAAAAATTACCCGCTGTGGATCCCGAATGCCTATGTTTTGTTGCTCCGGGTTTTTTTTCCCCGAATCCCTTACACCTGCTATCCTAAAATTCAATaaagttgtgttatttaacatcaccTCGATCTCTGAGTCCATCGTATCCTGACAGATAAGAATTAAATCAACCAATTAATGTAGTTAAATTGAAAATGTCTAACAGCTGAGCTTAAGAAATCCTCACCTGTTGCCAAAAGTATTCGGCACTCCTCCAACGTTACACCTGTAAAACTTGTATCTTTTGCCCTCggaaactgaaaaacaaacattatgaTTCGGTCACGTTTATTTAAAGAGGCTTGGGTAAATTAAAccaacaaaattatatatatatatatatatatatatatatatatataaacccacaCTAATAGTAAAAACAAATGTGATGAAAGGTCTTTTGACGATAAATCCAGTATACGCACATACTGTAATTGTCTTGATCTACTCCAAAGTCCCTAAAGAATAAGATACGCATCTTTCAAAGACACTAAAATATAATATTCCTAAAGAACGTATGTTGAAATAAAtctaaagatgtaaaaaaaaaaaaaaatttccaatcAACGCAGAAAGGTTTAGATCTAGAAACATAGAAAAGACGACGCACCTTTTCTTTGTACACATTACTGTTGATGCGAGCCAGACTTTCATACATCTGATCACATTTCTCTGGATCTGAAATCTAAAGTGTAAAACACAAGACAACATAGGCAAGGCAAGATGTTTGAACAGTTGCTTAAATCATTTTGgcataacatattttaacataaCATTAACCATAACATATTAGACACTGAAGAGGAAATAAACCTTCAGAATCAGAAAAgggctttattgccaagtgtacTTGCACAAACAATAATTCTTCATACATACATAATACTGCAAATAACGTTAAATCCTGCAATAATTCCCTTACAATACCTGCGTATTTTCCCCTTCTCGGAAAGCACTAGCGACTCTTTGGCGTAAAAACGTTCCTAAATCTCGGCCTTTCTTGGATTCGTCCTTTGGCCATTCCTCGCACAGCTTCAGAAATCGACGGTATCTGGTGGCAGCCATGTTTAAAGTCTGTTTCACGACTAActgcatgcactcacacacagacagcaaAAAGAAATGCACGGTCCTGAAAACCTGTAAGCCGTGGAGGGCAAAGTGGTACGGCGTTTCAAAATTGATTCCTGATAAAgtgaaacatctcggttacgtacactgtaaaaaaaaaaactgttattttacggAATTTTACTGTTTACAGTTTTTTCACGTAATtttgaaataaagtttaaaattgtaaaattacagaAATAGACTGTGTATTTACATATCCTATGTAAAATCACATGAAAAACATGTCAATGTGCATAacgccacaaaaatatttttgaagatttatttcacataacacaccaaaaacagtgcgctatatgtatgtttatgtgcagtatgtatgtgtgtgtgtgtggcattattaatataatgccatattttttaacagattaaaaatataaataacaactgTACAAAAGTTcacgttcattattattatttttattattattaatattattattattattattattgatataatatgtatatgttgCCTACATTGCGTGTTTGCATAAAAGAGCAGGTGAATCAGTTTTTGAACCGGTTTGTTGAAACATCCTTCCCGAAAGAATCAATTCGAGCAAAAGAATGTATTTCCATAGTACTGTCAACTGATATCTTCATCTTCTTCCGCTTGTCAAAATAGTTCTGCtcagtttggtgttttattacgcatttattctcatagtaccgtttcataatgtgatataatactataataatatgctgatatttaaattacaaaaaaaaaacattttaaacattcgaACTGAAGGAATTCCCGCCCTAGCGCAAGGATACGTTCTCCTCCAAGCACGCAGTGGGGCTGCAGCGCGCGCAGAAGGAATCACTCGACCTACTGTCAATCTTCGATCTGAGGCGAAAAAAGCAGGTAAAGTTCATGTTTTCTAATTCTGGTCATTACTATATGTTATTTCTACTATATTTGAGTTCCAGCATTTAGAATGTTTACCTTTTTGAATCGTTAAACCAGTGTTTAACTTCGGCGCTGACCAGTGCCGTTAGTCGTTAAGTGTGGCTAACTTCTAACGTTATTTTGTCCCTGAGGGAAAAACAGGCTGACTTTAAGGAAAGTCGTTGGCTGGTTGTCTACGAtgctgttattaaatattattatcatttgtggTTTAAGAACTCATGAATTTAACAGTTAGCGAAGGTAATCTGTTAACGTTAAGTTCGAATATGTAGATATTTTGCCAACTTTACCGAACTTCGATGcataatgcagtgtttttaatcgGTTTTGATATACATAATCGTAGGCGTCgtctaaaagctaaaaaaaaatcatatttttcgaGGCGAGATTGGATGAAAATTCTGAATTTAGAAAAAGATTCATTAGGACCAGCGCTTAAAGTGACGCGCGATTTGAAACGTTATGTTCGCCGGGCACTTAACCGTTATCCCTCTTCAAGCACTGGTTATTACGCTTTTATAATGAAGTTCACTTAACTACTTTATTTTGTCTGCATGTTTTACTCTTTTAATTCCAGATATAGTCTCACTGATGGTCTGAAATATCGTTACAGTCAGTATTtaatcactttttaataaattatatatgttgGTTACCCTTTATATCTGTCTATTGGTtaagcaaatattaaaaatattaaaacaagtatttaaaaaagctgGTGACTAAAACCATTGACCAGttaaaattgtgaatgaaaaaaCAATGTCTGCAGTGTGTCATCTGAGAATTGATATAACCTTGTAATCTTGTAATCTAGCCTAGGGAAAAAAGTTTCACAACTTCTGTTTCATGACCGTTTAAATCACCCTTCTataattaaagactgttattGAAGCTTATAGGGATTATTGATACTCACTGATGGGGTGAACAGGTATAttaaatatcattatatttctttgtatttttgtagatttcctaaaatttcacatttatatgcttttttttctccttacagATAAGTTCTGTGAGTGGCTAAAACCAATGTCAACATGAAAGGGTGAGTTGCACAATGCAAAGATGTTCACAGATTACACTTGTAATAGTTGTGGTGTTTCTTTGAAAACTCACAATTCACAACATCAAGGGCTACACAGAAATGAGGCACACTACCTATTGGTTTGTTGCTAGCAGCTTGCACTTACGGTTCAGAAattatgatgcatttaaaagtcatGTTTACCATCATCATCAGCAGTTATCTTCTGTGTCACAGGCAGGGACCTTTTCATGTCAATTTACTAGCTGTCagaaaaataattgtgtgtggtatgttttaatatatttaaaggaaaacaatttaatatttgcaGTAAGTTTATCACAGTGTAACTgatctcttctttttcttataCATGACAACAGGAAGTTCCCCCTTTGACTACAGAGAACTTTGTTTTCTGTTGACCAAATCATAGTTAACGGCCACATCACCATCTTCTACGACGCTCTGAAGCTGATGTTTGCTTCATACTACTGCTTGAACATTTCATACCCAGGAAACCAAGGAGAAACGCAAGAGATTGTGCAAaggtaaaaacacacactcataaactCACTCACACGTATCACACTCACATGCGTGtcctcacacacattcactcacttttTCAACACACACTGACTTACGCATCCTTACATAcactcactctaacacacactctcacacacagtcacacacgcacccacacacacacacacagtcacacatgcatactcacacactctcatacacacagacactcacatacatgcagtcacacacacatcctcacactcacatagACAGACTCACAAAAGcatcctcaaactcacacactatcacatacacattctctcacatgcattctcacacacacactcacagtcacacatgcatcctcacactctcatatacacactgtcacacacacatcctcaaactcaaactcacacactcacatacacatactcagaaatgcatcctcacacacacacacaccttcacgcacacacagttacacactttcacatactcttacaaatgcattcttacactcacacactctcacatacacattctcacacacatcctcacacacacacacacacacacacacacacacacatacacacacacagttacacactttcacaaactcttacaaatgcatccttacactcacacaatctcacatacacattctcacacatgcattctcacacacacacactcgaataCAAACATCCACATACTCTAACATAGACAGTTACacatgcatccacacacacacacactcttacacgcatcttcacacacacagttacacactttcacatactcttaaaaatgcatccttacactcacacactctcacatatacatTCTCTCTCACAAGAACACTCTCACATAgacagtcacacatgcatcctcacacacactaacacactctcaCGCGCAATCCTCACACACACTTCTATGGCTGCATGATTAATTACATGCGTTTTTCAggcgtgtctcgtcagtaaagccggtcctgtgattagtagtaaatatccACCTGTTTTCAAATCGagcaacatttaatacacagagctgtagttcactgacaagctacacaatatcctgttcataatcgaatgcgattcatctgcaaACGCATCTCACAAccgcatgtgattaatcgtgcagccctacatgcatcctcacactctcATCCTCACACAACACACTCTCTTACATTGTCACAACCTTCTCAGTCtgcctcacacacaacaacctctcaCATACTTCTTTATAGCAAACATCCACCACAAGCATGCCCTTTACAAGTTCTTattgttctgcttttattttaaatatattcacagcatatgttacagtccatgttttattactaaggtttttttttcattcaacagaTGCCTTTTTAAGATGAACCCCGAGAAGGGACCGGAAGTGGATAAGACCACATCGAGAAAGAAATCGTCAGTCAGACCAAAGGTTCTTTCACTGATTGACAAGATTGCGGACTATGAAAGGATGGAGTAAAACTTTGAGTGTCAGATCTTCCTACATTGCCTAGCAGAAATTCTTGACAGTGTCACAGACTTAAAATACTTGCTGATTATTTGATTTCAtggttgaattattttttttcatgcaccaTCTGTTGTCAAGATAAATTAATCTGTTCACATGTGGTTCAGTTTTAAggacaattttaattattaatttttatttgtttaccaaactgctatattgttgcagtttttaacaattcttttattgtgtgttgttgcagttatgatatatatatatatatatatatatatatatatatatatatatatatatatatatatatttttatatactgttgcagttatgaacaaactgaattggtatgttgttgcagttgtgatctacagtaatttaaacctttgggcttattttttttactggaatattgttgcagttatgatcgtttgtaattatattttctatactattgcagttatggacaaattattggaatattgttgcagttgtgctataatctttatactggtatattgttgcagttttgaaCAAAGAATATTAGTAAATTGCAGTTCTGAACAAACTATTGGTATATTCTTGCAGCTaggtcaataaattattaaaacacatttttgcacTCATGGCTGATTATTTGAAGTTACGCCGCagttcgatgctgcggtgacgtcaccacgtatgggaacgctataccatcacgcctgacgtacctgatagcttggatccaaggaagcatctgctcaagcggagagaacccgggagccaggagccatcctcacatccagactgtaagacctgataaaagtgctcggtgaggaccagcctgccgcagcacagatatcatccatagaagatccactgagaaaggcttgcgaagaagccactgctctcgtggaatgaccttttactcctaagggcgaagcgagcccgcgcgcctcataggccaaggaaatagcctccaccagccaatggggcatgcgctgtttcgtaactgcatggccttattcttatgtccaaaacagacaaacagctggtcagactcacgccatggggcagtacgatccacataagtctttaacgctctcacagggcaaagacttagatccccagactccgccgcagcaggagaaaaagcctccaggaccacctgctgaaagcgaaagggatagatgcgacctagggacataattaggccttggtcgcaacaacacttccacagaatctgtgctataaaagtcaggatttatccggaacaaattccaagg
This is a stretch of genomic DNA from Carassius carassius chromosome 10, fCarCar2.1, whole genome shotgun sequence. It encodes these proteins:
- the LOC132151266 gene encoding ubiquinol-cytochrome-c reductase complex assembly factor 2-like yields the protein MAATRYRRFLKLCEEWPKDESKKGRDLGTFLRQRVASAFREGENTQISDPEKCDQMYESLARINSNVYKEKFPRAKDTSFTGVTLEECRILLATGNTYEEKKGLRKTLMERFSSKPEDGTPEKAEK